Proteins found in one Strigops habroptila isolate Jane chromosome W, bStrHab1.2.pri, whole genome shotgun sequence genomic segment:
- the SNTB2 gene encoding LOW QUALITY PROTEIN: beta-2-syntrophin (The sequence of the model RefSeq protein was modified relative to this genomic sequence to represent the inferred CDS: substituted 2 bases at 2 genomic stop codons) codes for MAIWTHAWKAGLLELLLRERWVWVVAELSREVLSLMVEPRSSEAAVVNSVVNGNSEVAPGCMQRVRVVKAEAGGLIISIKGGXENRMPVLISHIFQGLAAERSEVLRHGYAILAVNGVDLRDATHNQAVQVLKXAGREVILEGPPLKFMWEVTPYTKKSSLVSDLPWEGAALQSPSLSDSKDSGSPQHQGPHDCKAIPLKVCFTTRNLSMPDLENRLIVLHSPDRHNTLILRCKDTEMAHSWFTALHTNIVALLPKVLAELNTMLSTGGAAAGSREVKHIAWLAEQACLDRGRQQWRPILIEVTEKDLLLYDGMPWTRDVWASPCHSYPLVATRLVHSGSGYCLSALGSELTFATWMGSHQGVEMHIFRVETHWDLSSWTHVLVQGCNTTGELIKEVTAGSLLGRQEVQLCIHYEGSFTIHCKEPDGRVLVCYPYKRLKMSADDGIRTPYLDFGGPKGELVLDLHSCPKPIVFVLHAFILAKVTRMGLLA; via the exons ATGGCCATATGGACCCACGCTTGGAAAGCAGGGCTGCTGGAGCTCCTACTACGGGAACGTTGGGTGTGGGTAGTGGCGGAGCTGAGCAGAGAAGTGTTGAGCCTAATGGTGGAACCAAGAAGCAGCGAAGCGGCGGTGGTTAACAGCGTGGTTAATGGCAACTCAGAGGTGGCGCCCGGTTGCATGCAGAGGGTGCGGGTGGTGAAGGCGGAGGCAGGAGGGCTCATTATCAGCATCAAGGGAGGTTGAGAGAATCGTATGCCGGTGCTCATCTCACATATCTTCCAGGGGTTGGCGGCAGAACGGAGCGAGGTGCTCCGTCACGGCTACGCCATCCTCGCCGTTAATGGTGTTGATCTCCGGGATGCTACCCACAATCAAGCTGTCCAGGTGCTGAAGTGAGCTGGGAGGGAAGTCATCCTCGAAGGACCTCCGC TGAAGTTCATGTGGGAGGTGACCCCCTACACCAAGAAGTCCTCACTGGTGTCGGACCTGCCCTGGGAGGGGGCCGCCCTGCAGTCACCCAGCTTGAGTGACAGCAAGGACTCGGGCTCCCCCCAGCACCAGGGCCCCCATGACTGCAAGGCAATCCCCCTGAAGGTGTGCTTCACCACTAGGAATCTCAGCATGCCTGACCTGGAGAACAG GCTGATTGTGCTGCACTCGCCGGACCGCCATAACACCCTGATCCTGCGCTGCAAGGACACGGAAATGGCACACTCCTGGTTCACAGCCCTGCACACCAACATCGTTGCCCTGCTCCCCAAGGTGCTGGCTGAGCTCAACACCATGCTGAGCACCGGTGGCGCTGCAGCCGGCAGCAGGGAGGTGAAGCACATTGCCTGGCTGGCCGAGCAG GCGTGTCTGGACAGAGGGCGGCAGCAGTGGCGGCCCATCCTCATAGAGGTGACAGAGAAGGACCTGCTGCTATATGACGGCATGCCCTGGACCAGGGACGTCTGGGCCTCCCCTTGCCACAGCTACCCACTGGTGGCTACCAG GCTGGTCCACTCAGGCTCAGGCTACTGCTTGTCCGCTCTGGGCTCAGAGCTCACCTTCGCCACCTGGATGGGCTCCCACCAGGGTGTGGAGATGCACATCTTCCGTGTGGAGACCCACTGGGATCTCTCATCCTGGACACATGTCCTGGTCCAGGGCTGCAACACTACTGGTGAGCTGATCAAGGAGGTGACTGCAG gctcattgctgggcaggcaggaggtgcAGCTCTGCATCCACTATGAGGGCAGCTTCACCATCCATTGCAAGGAGCCGGACGGCAGAGTCCTCGTCTGCTACCCCTATAAGAGGCTGAAGATGTCAGCAGACGATGGCATCAGGACTCCCTACCTTGACTTCGGGGGCCCCAAGGGGGAGCTG gTGCTGGACCTGCATTCCTGCCCCAAGCCCATTGTCTTTGTCCTGCATGCCTTCATCTTGGCCAAAGTCACCCGCATGGGGCTGCTGGCATAG
- the VPS4A gene encoding vacuolar protein sorting-associated protein 4A encodes MTTSTLQKAIDLVTKATEEDKAKNYEEALRLYQHAVEYFLHAIKYEDHSDKAKESIRAKCVQYLDRAEKLKEYLRSKEKQGKKPVKESQNDNKGSDSDSEGENPEKKKLQEQLMGAIMMEKPNVRWSDVAGLEGAKEALKEAVILPIKFPHLFTGKRTPWRGILLFGPPGTGKSYLAKAVATEANNSTFFSVSSSDLMSKWLGESEKLVKNLFELARQHKPSIIFIDEVDSLCGSRNENESEAARCIKTEFLVQMQGVGNSSDGILVLGATNIPWVLDSAIRRRFEKRIYIPLPEEAARAQMFKLHLGNTPHCLTEANIQELARKTDGYSGADISIIVRDALMQPVRKVQSATHFKKVRGPSRTSPGTFVDDLLMPCSPGDPGATEMTWMEVPSDKLMEPMVCMSDMLRSLATTRPTVNAEDLLKVKKFTKDFGQEG; translated from the exons ATGACAACGTCGACCCTGCAG AAAGCCATCGACCTGGTCACCAAAGCCACGGAGGAGGATAAGGCCAAGAACTACGAGGAGGCACTGCGGCTGTACCAGCACGCCGTGGAGTACTTCCTGCATGCCATCAAAT ATGAGGATCACAGCGACAAGGCAAAGGAGAGCATCCGAGCCAAGTGTGTGCAGTACCTGGACAGGGCGGAGAAGCTGAAGGAATACCTGCGCAGCAAGGAGAAGCAGGGCAAGAAGCCAGTCAAGGAGTCCCAGAATGACAACAAAGG GAGCGACAGTGACAGCGAAGGCGAGAACCCTGAGAAGaagaagctgcaggagcagctgatgG GTGCCATCATGATGGAGAAGCCCAATGTGCGGTGGAGTGATGTGGCTGGCCTGGAAGGAGCCAAGGAAGCCCTGAAGGAGGCCGTGATCCTGCCCATCAAGTTCCCACATTTGTTTACTG GGAAGCGCACACCCTGGCGAGGGATCCTGCTCTTTGGGCCCCCTGGCACCGGCAAGTCCTACTTGGCCAAGGCCGTGGCCACCGAGGCCAACAACTCTACCTTCTTCTCCGTGTCATCCTCTGACCTGATGTCGAAGTGGCTGGGAGAGAGTGAGAA GCTGGTGAAGAACCTCTTTGAGCTGGCAAGGCAGCACAAGCCCTCCATCATCTTCATCGACGAGGTGGACTCGCTGTGTGGCTCACGCAACGAGAACGAGAGCGAGGCGGCCCGGTGCATCAAGACGGAATTTCTGGTGCAGATGcaag GTGTAGGGAACAGCAGCGATGGGATCCTGGTGCTGGGCGCCACCAACATCCCCTGGGTGCTGGACTCGGCCATCAGGAGAAG GTTTGAGAAGCGCATCTACATCCCCCTGCCCGAGGAGGCGGCGCGGGCCCAGATGTTCAAGCTGCACCTTGGCAACACCCCGCACTGCTTGACCGAGGCCAACATCCAGGAGCTGGCCCGTAAGACCGATGGCTACTCAGGGGCCGACATCAGCATCATCGTGCGGGACGCCCTGATGCAGCCTGTGCGCAAGGTGCAGTCAGCCACACACTTCAAGAAG GTCCGCGGTCCCTCCCGCACCAGCCCTGGTACCTTTGTGGATGACCTCCTGATGCCATGCTCACCCGGCGACCCGGGAGCTACTGAGATGACCTGGATGGAAGTACCCAGCGACAAGC